A portion of the Paenibacillus hamazuiensis genome contains these proteins:
- a CDS encoding NAD(P)/FAD-dependent oxidoreductase, whose product MSRIPRIVILGAGYGGIVTAIRLQKELNYNEADVTLVNKHDYHYITTHLHMPAAGTDDPENARVNILKLIDEFKVDFVKSTVVQIRLQEKKVILEEGSLSYDYLVIGLGGEPETFGIPGLKEYALSIRSINSVRFIREHIEYQFAKFKREPHRTDYLTFVVGGAGFTGIEFVGELADRIPELCKEFDVDPGLVKIYNIEAAPTALPGFDPELVEYAMGVLANKGVTFKIATAIKECTPEGVVLATGEEIKSSTVIWTGGVRGNHLLEEAGFETMRGRIKVDEFLRAPGHDNVYILGDCSIVMSPEGRPYPPTAQISMQQADVCAHNLVASIRGTALKAFEYKPKGTVASLGKGEAIGIVGSRKIKGGTAAVMKKIIDIRYLYIIGGIPLVLKKGRF is encoded by the coding sequence ATGAGTCGAATACCGAGAATAGTCATTTTGGGAGCGGGTTACGGCGGCATCGTAACGGCTATTCGTTTGCAGAAGGAATTGAACTATAACGAAGCCGATGTCACTTTGGTTAACAAACATGACTACCATTACATTACTACACATTTGCATATGCCCGCGGCAGGGACGGACGATCCTGAAAATGCCCGCGTTAATATTTTAAAGCTGATCGACGAGTTCAAAGTGGATTTTGTCAAATCGACCGTTGTGCAAATCCGCCTGCAAGAGAAGAAGGTTATTTTGGAAGAAGGCAGCCTCTCTTACGACTATCTGGTCATCGGTCTTGGAGGCGAGCCGGAGACATTCGGTATCCCGGGGCTGAAGGAATATGCGCTCAGCATTCGCAGCATCAACAGCGTGCGCTTCATCCGCGAGCATATCGAATATCAGTTCGCCAAGTTCAAACGCGAGCCGCACAGAACGGATTACCTGACCTTTGTTGTCGGCGGGGCCGGATTTACGGGCATCGAGTTTGTCGGCGAGCTCGCTGACCGCATTCCGGAATTGTGCAAGGAATTCGACGTCGATCCGGGACTTGTAAAAATTTACAATATCGAAGCAGCCCCGACGGCGCTTCCGGGCTTTGATCCGGAACTCGTCGAATATGCGATGGGCGTGCTTGCCAATAAAGGGGTTACGTTCAAGATTGCGACGGCGATCAAAGAGTGCACGCCGGAAGGCGTCGTGCTTGCGACCGGCGAAGAAATCAAGTCCAGCACCGTCATCTGGACGGGCGGCGTGCGCGGCAATCACCTTCTCGAGGAAGCCGGGTTTGAAACGATGCGCGGACGCATCAAGGTAGATGAGTTCCTGCGTGCACCGGGACACGATAACGTGTACATTCTCGGCGATTGCTCGATCGTGATGTCCCCGGAAGGCCGGCCCTACCCGCCGACGGCGCAAATTTCGATGCAGCAAGCCGACGTTTGTGCGCACAATCTGGTGGCGTCGATTCGCGGAACGGCGCTCAAAGCGTTTGAATACAAGCCGAAAGGCACCGTTGCGTCGCTCGGAAAAGGCGAAGCGATCGGCATCGTAGGCTCGCGCAAAATCAAGGGCGGCACCGCTGCCGTGATGAAGAAAATTATCGATATCCGTTATTTGTACATTATCGGCGGAATTCCGCTCGTTTTGAAGAAGGGTCG
- a CDS encoding sporulation histidine kinase inhibitor Sda, with protein MRMISNEVLIDSYYKALDLQLDKEFVELLLEEIKRRQLNVEFYPGNAQVS; from the coding sequence ATGAGAATGATCAGCAACGAAGTATTGATCGACTCCTATTATAAAGCGCTGGATCTGCAGCTGGACAAGGAATTTGTCGAATTGCTGCTTGAAGAAATTAAGCGCCGACAATTAAATGTCGAATTTTATCCGGGAAATGCTCAGGTAAGCTGA